One window of the Janthinobacterium sp. PAMC25594 genome contains the following:
- a CDS encoding tautomerase family protein, giving the protein MPMTRVSLRRGKPAAYRQAILDGLYLAMRETFDVPDDDRFMTISEHDEDDFSYGKSYLGIARSDDLVMIQITVSKTRTIAQKKALYARIAERLSSSPGLRPEDIFINLVEVAPENWSFGHGIAHYAPRDA; this is encoded by the coding sequence ATGCCGATGACACGCGTATCCCTGCGGCGGGGCAAGCCCGCCGCCTATCGCCAGGCCATACTCGATGGCCTGTATCTGGCCATGCGCGAAACGTTTGACGTGCCGGACGATGACCGCTTCATGACGATCAGCGAGCACGACGAAGACGATTTCAGCTACGGCAAGTCGTATCTTGGCATCGCGCGCAGCGACGATCTCGTCATGATCCAGATCACGGTCAGCAAGACCCGGACGATAGCGCAGAAAAAGGCGCTCTATGCCCGGATTGCCGAGCGCCTGTCCAGCAGTCCCGGCCTGCGTCCCGAGGACATTTTTATCAACCTCGTCGAGGTGGCGCCTGAAAACTGGTCGTTCGGCCATGGCATCGCCCACTACGCGCCGCGCGACGCATAA
- a CDS encoding LysR family transcriptional regulator — protein MKTLDIEAVQAFVLAAELKSFTRAAEALDTTQSAVSLKIKRLEKMLGRHLLERTPRLVGLSADGHQFMVAARKLVAAHQGALAAFSVGKRRLVIGISHHIVGAELPLLLKQMHDAEPDLVLELRIAASHEVLACFDRGTLDAAIVLGHDHLRKGGDVILEERFGWMAAPGFAYHPDEPLRLAAQSESCRVRSIALAALKEHGIAWTEVFVGGGIATIGAAIAAGFAIAALGCRVAPAGTMDAGPKFGLPALPTLDVLLYSNASDPQTRDSLRRLAAAIRSTAA, from the coding sequence GTGAAGACGCTCGATATCGAGGCCGTGCAAGCCTTCGTTCTGGCAGCGGAACTGAAGAGCTTCACGCGCGCGGCCGAGGCGCTCGACACCACCCAGTCGGCCGTCAGCCTGAAGATCAAGCGACTGGAAAAGATGCTCGGCCGGCATTTGCTGGAGCGTACGCCGCGCCTGGTGGGCCTGTCTGCGGACGGACACCAGTTCATGGTCGCAGCGCGCAAGCTGGTAGCCGCCCATCAAGGCGCCCTTGCCGCGTTCAGCGTCGGCAAGCGGCGGCTGGTGATCGGCATCAGCCACCACATCGTCGGCGCGGAACTGCCACTGTTGCTGAAACAGATGCACGACGCCGAGCCGGATCTGGTGCTGGAATTACGCATCGCCGCATCGCACGAAGTGCTCGCCTGCTTTGATCGCGGCACGCTCGATGCCGCCATCGTGCTGGGGCATGACCATCTGCGCAAAGGTGGCGACGTGATACTCGAAGAACGCTTTGGCTGGATGGCCGCCCCCGGCTTCGCATACCACCCGGACGAGCCCCTGCGTCTCGCGGCGCAATCCGAGTCTTGCCGGGTAAGAAGCATTGCACTCGCCGCGCTCAAGGAGCACGGCATCGCGTGGACCGAGGTTTTCGTCGGCGGCGGCATCGCCACCATCGGCGCCGCCATTGCGGCAGGTTTCGCCATTGCGGCGCTGGGGTGCCGGGTGGCACCCGCGGGAACGATGGATGCGGGGCCAAAGTTCGGACTACCGGCCCTGCCCACGCTGGACGTGCTGCTGTATTCCAATGCCTCCGATCCACAGACGCGAGACTCGCTGCGCCGCCTGGCCGCCGCCATCCGCTCGACGGCGGCATGA
- a CDS encoding sigma-70 family RNA polymerase sigma factor yields the protein MPSAPSPPSDFQALYAEHHSWLLHWLKRRLYDTGLAGDLAQDTFLKIFLARGSAGIAQPRPFLATIARRLLANHCRREELERAYLDALLHQPQACTPSPEAMSILLESLQLIDRALDQLSTKARAAFLLAHLDGMSYAEIAAELDTTTHSVKKYLSKANLLCFFAVPDFAAS from the coding sequence ATGCCGTCCGCCCCGTCCCCGCCGTCCGACTTCCAGGCCCTGTATGCCGAGCACCATTCCTGGCTGCTGCACTGGCTGAAGCGTCGCCTGTACGACACGGGGCTGGCGGGCGACCTGGCGCAGGATACCTTCCTCAAGATTTTCCTTGCCCGCGGCAGTGCCGGGATCGCGCAGCCGCGCCCCTTCCTGGCCACCATCGCCAGGCGCCTGCTGGCCAATCACTGCCGGCGCGAAGAACTGGAACGGGCCTACCTCGACGCCCTGCTGCATCAGCCGCAAGCCTGCACGCCCTCGCCCGAAGCGATGTCCATCCTGCTCGAATCGCTGCAACTGATCGACCGCGCGCTGGACCAGCTCTCCACCAAGGCCAGGGCCGCCTTCCTGCTGGCCCACCTGGACGGCATGAGCTATGCCGAGATCGCCGCCGAACTGGACACCACCACGCATTCCGTCAAAAAATACCTGAGCAAGGCCAATCTGCTGTGCTTTTTTGCCGTGCCCGATTTTGCCGCGTCCTGA
- a CDS encoding FecR domain-containing protein — protein sequence MRTATVHALGQPIDLAIAMQAAEWLATLMSGETTPAEKSAWQEWRQAHPDHERAWKHIESASGGLRELDAQACRTALARHPASPISRRNSLQLLAWVSSIGLTGWFGARSEYAPDMARAALADLSTGVGERRELSLPDGSRLHLNSGSAVNIRFSGTQRLLQLVQGEAFIATARETGRPYRPFLVETAHGYAQALGTRYSVRQAEGSTVVAVEEGAVRLMPRHGDGNRVIHAGQGGGMTARQLLPAHAVSPDIWAWRQGLLLADAMPLRDFLHELSRYRHGLLGCDDAVAGLRISGVFPLADLDAVLLSLPDSLPVDVRLRTRYWVQVEARRQH from the coding sequence ATGCGCACCGCCACCGTCCATGCACTGGGCCAGCCCATCGACCTGGCCATCGCCATGCAGGCAGCCGAATGGCTGGCCACCCTGATGAGCGGCGAAACGACCCCGGCGGAAAAATCGGCCTGGCAAGAGTGGCGCCAGGCGCACCCCGACCATGAACGGGCGTGGAAACACATCGAAAGCGCCAGCGGCGGCTTGCGCGAACTCGATGCGCAGGCGTGCCGCACGGCGCTGGCACGGCATCCTGCCTCGCCGATCTCGCGCCGCAACAGCCTGCAACTGCTGGCGTGGGTATCGAGCATCGGCCTCACGGGCTGGTTCGGCGCGCGCTCGGAATATGCGCCCGACATGGCCCGCGCCGCGCTGGCCGACCTGTCGACCGGCGTGGGCGAGCGCCGCGAGCTGAGCCTGCCCGACGGCAGCCGTCTGCACCTGAACAGCGGCAGCGCCGTGAACATCCGCTTCAGCGGCACGCAACGGCTGCTGCAACTGGTGCAAGGGGAGGCATTCATCGCCACCGCCCGCGAAACAGGCCGGCCCTACCGCCCCTTCCTCGTCGAAACCGCGCATGGCTACGCACAGGCGCTGGGCACGCGCTACTCGGTGCGCCAGGCCGAGGGCAGCACCGTGGTCGCCGTCGAGGAAGGCGCCGTGCGGCTGATGCCGCGCCATGGCGACGGCAACCGCGTGATCCATGCGGGCCAGGGCGGCGGCATGACGGCGCGGCAGCTCTTGCCCGCGCACGCCGTCTCGCCCGACATCTGGGCCTGGCGCCAGGGCTTGCTGCTGGCCGACGCGATGCCGCTGCGCGACTTCCTGCATGAATTGAGCCGCTACCGCCACGGCTTGCTGGGCTGCGACGACGCCGTCGCCGGCCTGCGCATCTCCGGCGTCTTCCCGCTGGCCGACCTGGACGCGGTGCTGCTGTCGCTGCCCGACTCCCTGCCCGTCGATGTGCGCCTGCGCACGCGCTACTGGGTGCAGGTGGAAGCGCGCAGGCAGCATTAA
- a CDS encoding TonB-dependent receptor: MSPAIHSKPRIKRMAYAIQLICIGSALLLNAQAPALAQESAAVPAASLDFQVPAGDLAAALRQVASQSRVILSFTPEQTRGKTSAGLTGRHDVLAALNGVLRGTGLKAERSANGSYVLRPAQAQVESGADAIAMMPEVSVKAQQDATEGTGAYVSTLPVSTATPLGLSIRETPQSVSVITQQRMQDQGLNTIAQVMAQTPGITLFSLGSERSGFTSRGYAITNYQLDGVSTHSENLGLNAIPSQSLADMALYDRIEVLRGASGLMTGAGDASGAINMVRKKPTAQFQASVEGELASRNERRGVADVAGPLNEAGSLRGRLVTVYEETDSIIKDYSHDKKVVYGVIEADLSRDTKLTAGITHQRKRSKGSLSYLGFPLFYSNGAMTDLPRSFSPAAASNRFGSNSTDLFATLEHALANDWKLKISASRVQSSQEERSVFINVSSAFADQATGDGLRMSADYRDYQLQVNSVDVNVRGPFNAFGRQHELVLGMDYNEFQSTTDGRRDTHIQGQPVNLYRWNRMATPVFGDTFVTYDSTRRQASAYAASRFNLSERLKLIAGAKVLRYSENYIADAPAAQFFSASPASDSSVFTPYGGLVYDIDATHSAYASYSTIYQPQASQDRYGKLLAPREGKTYEAGIKSGWFDGRLNTSAALYLIRQKNLAETDPGHTLPGSNDPAFRTIKGADTKGLDLEATGSLTPSWNVSASWSYSQTENNAGKAIQTTFPRHLVKLWSTYRLPGELHRLTVGGGMNWQSRVYSDIEAWQIKSTLHWEQKAYSVASLMARYDVNDKLSATVNVANLFDKQYTASVSDWWYSGMHGPARKVALSVRYQF; the protein is encoded by the coding sequence ATGTCTCCTGCCATTCATTCCAAGCCGCGCATCAAGCGCATGGCGTACGCTATCCAGCTCATCTGCATCGGTTCGGCCCTGTTGCTGAACGCCCAGGCGCCAGCCCTGGCGCAGGAAAGCGCCGCGGTGCCAGCGGCCAGCCTCGACTTCCAGGTGCCGGCCGGCGACCTGGCGGCGGCGCTGCGCCAGGTCGCCAGCCAGTCCCGGGTCATCCTCAGCTTCACGCCGGAACAGACGCGCGGCAAGACCTCGGCGGGCCTCACGGGCCGCCACGACGTGCTGGCCGCCCTGAACGGCGTGCTGCGCGGCACGGGCCTGAAGGCCGAGCGCAGCGCCAACGGCAGCTATGTGCTGCGTCCGGCCCAGGCCCAGGTGGAATCCGGCGCGGATGCCATCGCCATGATGCCGGAAGTGTCGGTCAAGGCGCAGCAGGATGCCACCGAAGGCACGGGCGCGTATGTCTCCACCCTGCCGGTTTCCACGGCCACGCCGCTGGGTCTGTCGATCCGGGAAACGCCGCAGTCGGTCAGCGTCATCACGCAGCAGCGCATGCAGGACCAGGGCCTGAACACCATCGCGCAGGTCATGGCGCAAACGCCGGGCATCACCCTGTTCTCGCTGGGCAGCGAACGCTCCGGCTTTACTTCGCGCGGCTATGCGATTACCAACTACCAGCTCGATGGCGTCAGCACGCATTCGGAAAACCTGGGCCTCAATGCGATACCGTCGCAAAGCCTGGCCGACATGGCGCTGTACGACCGCATCGAAGTGCTGCGCGGCGCCTCGGGCCTGATGACGGGCGCGGGTGATGCCTCGGGCGCCATCAACATGGTGCGCAAGAAGCCGACGGCGCAGTTCCAGGCCTCCGTCGAGGGCGAACTGGCTTCCCGCAATGAACGGCGCGGCGTGGCCGACGTAGCCGGCCCGCTGAACGAGGCGGGCAGCCTGCGCGGCCGCCTGGTGACTGTGTATGAAGAAACCGACAGCATCATCAAGGACTACAGCCACGACAAAAAAGTCGTGTATGGCGTGATCGAGGCGGACCTGTCACGCGACACGAAGCTGACGGCCGGCATCACGCACCAGCGCAAGCGCTCGAAAGGTTCGCTGTCCTACCTGGGCTTTCCCCTGTTCTACAGCAATGGCGCAATGACGGACCTGCCCCGCTCCTTCAGCCCGGCGGCCGCGTCGAATCGCTTCGGCAGCAATTCGACCGACCTTTTCGCCACCCTGGAACACGCGCTGGCAAACGACTGGAAGCTGAAAATCTCGGCCAGCCGCGTGCAGTCGTCGCAGGAAGAGCGCTCCGTGTTCATCAACGTGAGTAGCGCCTTTGCCGATCAGGCCACGGGCGATGGCCTGCGCATGAGCGCCGACTACCGCGATTACCAGCTCCAGGTCAACAGCGTGGACGTCAACGTGCGCGGACCGTTCAACGCATTCGGCCGCCAGCACGAACTGGTGCTGGGCATGGACTACAACGAATTTCAAAGCACGACGGATGGCCGCCGCGACACGCACATCCAGGGCCAGCCCGTCAACCTGTACCGCTGGAATCGCATGGCAACGCCCGTGTTTGGCGATACCTTCGTCACCTACGACAGCACGCGCCGCCAGGCCAGCGCCTACGCGGCCAGCCGCTTCAACCTCTCCGAGCGCCTGAAACTGATCGCCGGCGCCAAGGTGCTGCGCTACAGCGAGAATTACATCGCGGACGCGCCTGCCGCGCAATTTTTCAGCGCCTCGCCAGCCTCGGACAGCAGCGTCTTCACGCCGTACGGCGGCCTGGTCTACGACATCGACGCCACGCACAGCGCCTACGCCAGCTACTCCACCATCTACCAGCCGCAAGCCTCGCAAGACCGCTACGGCAAGCTGCTGGCGCCGCGCGAAGGCAAGACCTATGAGGCGGGCATCAAGAGCGGCTGGTTCGATGGCCGCCTGAACACGTCCGCCGCGCTGTATCTGATCCGCCAGAAAAACCTGGCTGAAACGGATCCGGGCCACACCCTGCCCGGCTCCAACGATCCGGCGTTCCGCACCATCAAGGGCGCCGATACCAAGGGCCTCGACCTGGAAGCGACGGGCTCCCTCACGCCAAGCTGGAATGTGTCGGCCTCGTGGTCGTACAGCCAGACGGAAAACAATGCCGGCAAGGCGATCCAGACCACCTTCCCGCGCCACCTGGTGAAGCTGTGGAGCACTTATCGGCTGCCCGGCGAGCTGCATCGCCTGACGGTGGGCGGCGGCATGAACTGGCAAAGCCGCGTGTATTCCGACATCGAGGCATGGCAGATCAAGAGTACCCTGCACTGGGAACAGAAGGCATACTCGGTGGCCAGCCTGATGGCGCGCTACGACGTCAACGACAAGCTCTCTGCCACCGTCAACGTGGCCAACCTGTTCGACAAGCAGTACACGGCTTCCGTGTCGGACTGGTGGTACTCGGGCATGCATGGCCCGGCGCGCAAGGTGGCGTTGAGCGTGCGGTATCAATTCTAA
- a CDS encoding sigma-54 dependent transcriptional regulator, giving the protein MTAHPEPGRFSVVPIAEPSTRAIGNSAAFQKVLQLIARIAPTDHTLLITGPTGAGKEVVAQLVHQSGRHTGARFVDVNCGAIPEQLVESELFGYTRGAFTGAAADRPGYFEMAAQGTLFLDEIGEFPLALQAKLLRVLETRTFRPLGAQEQRPFTGRIVAATHRNLEAMVNSGRFREDLYYRLAVFTIEVPGLDQRKEDIPALVRHFAIRELTPPRFSVEALERLKLRSWPGNVRELRNLVSRIAVLSDESEISLDILEAFLGPATAPTLPPEALIDAVLYLAAPDKMALLERLLIDRALSLSGGSKTAAATMLGVNRKVIERRLLARDRSRTGVDECLLAGRRMLERGEFREATATLRRGLTLLESGGAPEASRKLRFELHRMLAVSYRGIYGWHSPQAQAEHESALRAGQGVVDSVELNSLMFGIWSVQLMMMQLSAARATAQDMLKLAHTTGHPAIHAEAQFALANTLFWLGDSDETLACLTLSKLLDAEPTERRSVQGIDLFGLAMTFAGLAAFQTGALARAQHMREQLTLRCTLFESSPFDRAIALQGAAWLTCLFEDMPALGPLSSELARLAHQHEFSFYRGVGEIFCGCHMAALGNPLQAEQHMRDAYASCFVEQGGALFHSFQAWKRADALLAAGRAADSAALIEQALDIAQSHHERAYLSELMCVGGLAKHMLGDLDSAEDSLRNALSTAQALGSVPGRIRAATHLAELLLQDGRRGQAIAVLDKNITDIQSVVPYPALTRALQLMEQLKHRDLCVSPVGEVQHGI; this is encoded by the coding sequence ATGACTGCGCACCCGGAACCTGGGCGATTCTCCGTCGTGCCCATTGCCGAGCCGTCCACTCGCGCAATCGGGAATTCGGCCGCCTTCCAGAAAGTTCTGCAACTGATTGCCCGCATAGCCCCGACCGACCATACCCTGCTCATCACCGGCCCTACCGGAGCCGGCAAGGAAGTCGTTGCACAGCTGGTACATCAAAGCGGTCGCCACACCGGGGCGCGCTTTGTCGACGTCAATTGCGGCGCCATTCCCGAGCAATTGGTGGAATCCGAACTGTTCGGCTACACCCGCGGGGCATTTACCGGGGCCGCCGCGGACCGGCCCGGATACTTCGAAATGGCGGCGCAGGGCACCTTGTTTCTCGACGAAATAGGCGAATTCCCACTGGCGCTGCAGGCCAAGCTGTTGCGTGTGCTCGAAACGCGAACTTTCCGGCCTCTGGGCGCACAAGAACAGCGCCCGTTCACCGGCCGCATCGTGGCGGCCACGCACCGCAATCTTGAAGCCATGGTCAACAGTGGCCGGTTCCGGGAGGACTTGTACTATCGCCTGGCGGTGTTCACCATCGAAGTGCCCGGCCTGGATCAACGCAAGGAAGACATTCCGGCGCTGGTGCGCCATTTTGCGATACGCGAGCTGACACCGCCACGCTTCAGTGTCGAGGCACTGGAACGGCTGAAGCTGCGATCCTGGCCCGGCAACGTGCGCGAACTGCGCAATCTGGTCAGCCGCATCGCCGTGCTCAGCGACGAAAGCGAGATCAGCCTGGACATCCTCGAGGCGTTTCTCGGACCCGCCACTGCCCCGACATTGCCGCCCGAGGCATTGATCGACGCCGTCCTGTACCTGGCCGCACCAGACAAGATGGCGCTGCTTGAACGCTTGCTGATCGACCGCGCGCTTAGCCTGAGCGGCGGTAGCAAGACGGCCGCCGCCACCATGCTGGGCGTGAACCGCAAGGTCATCGAACGGCGCCTGCTGGCGCGCGACAGAAGCCGTACAGGTGTCGATGAATGCCTGCTGGCCGGCAGGCGCATGTTGGAGCGGGGCGAGTTCCGGGAGGCGACCGCCACGCTGCGCCGCGGCCTGACCTTGCTGGAAAGCGGCGGCGCGCCCGAGGCCAGCCGCAAGCTGCGGTTTGAACTGCACCGCATGCTGGCCGTGTCCTATCGCGGCATTTACGGCTGGCACAGCCCGCAGGCACAGGCCGAGCATGAGTCGGCGCTACGGGCCGGCCAGGGCGTGGTCGATTCGGTCGAGCTGAACTCGCTGATGTTCGGCATCTGGAGCGTGCAACTGATGATGATGCAGCTGTCCGCCGCGCGCGCCACCGCGCAGGACATGCTCAAACTGGCGCACACAACCGGGCATCCGGCAATTCATGCGGAGGCGCAATTTGCGCTGGCCAACACCCTGTTCTGGCTGGGCGACAGCGATGAAACCCTGGCCTGCCTGACGTTGAGCAAGCTGCTCGATGCCGAGCCTACCGAACGCCGCAGCGTACAGGGAATCGATCTGTTCGGCCTGGCCATGACCTTTGCCGGCCTTGCCGCCTTCCAGACCGGCGCGCTGGCGCGGGCCCAGCACATGCGCGAACAGCTGACCCTGCGCTGCACCCTATTTGAGTCCAGCCCGTTTGACCGGGCCATCGCATTGCAAGGCGCCGCGTGGCTGACCTGCCTGTTCGAAGACATGCCAGCGCTGGGTCCGCTGTCGAGCGAACTGGCGCGGCTGGCGCATCAGCACGAGTTCAGCTTCTACCGGGGCGTGGGCGAGATATTCTGCGGCTGCCACATGGCGGCGCTGGGCAATCCGTTGCAGGCCGAGCAGCACATGCGCGACGCCTATGCCTCCTGTTTCGTCGAACAGGGCGGCGCACTGTTTCACTCCTTCCAGGCCTGGAAACGGGCCGATGCGCTGCTGGCCGCGGGCCGTGCCGCCGACAGCGCCGCGCTGATCGAACAGGCGCTGGACATCGCCCAGTCCCACCACGAACGCGCTTATCTGAGCGAACTGATGTGTGTGGGCGGCCTGGCCAAGCACATGCTGGGCGATCTGGACAGCGCCGAAGACAGCTTGCGCAACGCGCTGTCGACCGCTCAGGCGCTGGGCTCGGTGCCGGGACGCATCCGCGCCGCGACCCATCTTGCTGAACTGCTGTTGCAGGACGGCCGCCGCGGCCAGGCCATCGCCGTGCTCGATAAAAACATTACCGATATACAAAGTGTCGTTCCGTACCCGGCGTTGACGCGCGCATTGCAGCTGATGGAGCAGCTCAAGCACCGGGATCTCTGTGTTTCACCTGTTGGGGAGGTCCAGCATGGCATTTGA
- a CDS encoding DUF917 domain-containing protein produces the protein MAFELKQSDLEALLQGGCFFGSGGGGTLTSARHLAQNFVPGPYYPEQRIRVVTVEEATEGEAVMVAYLGAPVAINQVTYPEGPVRAVEQIKAHLEKNGRKLAYIVPPESGALGFTVACLVAAHFGLAVIDADGAGRAVPSLPMLTFAAAGINPRPTMLVSQDGLQVELDVTPRGNENGSTGHQQDVAAIIEQMLRPIVSVQEFKQFGGLAMWIMGPSELAQALPIRGTLSRALQLGRLLRQGELDNASALVRCLQEKFGLAARVVFGPGRIVSIKEETAGGFDVGKVSIDTDGAQCTVVYQNESLLAWDSSKGLPIGMAPDSLAYFADGAGQQVFTNGDLLQADGTLNPQLKGRPLSVIGIAAAAPLREPGGLILDSFMAQVAQLGYLGPYLPLAEEGSAQ, from the coding sequence ATGGCATTTGAATTGAAGCAATCCGATCTGGAAGCGCTGCTGCAAGGCGGCTGTTTTTTTGGCAGCGGCGGCGGCGGCACGCTGACGTCGGCGCGCCACCTGGCGCAGAACTTTGTGCCGGGACCATATTATCCGGAACAGCGCATCCGCGTGGTCACAGTGGAAGAGGCGACCGAAGGCGAGGCCGTGATGGTCGCTTACCTGGGCGCGCCGGTGGCCATCAACCAGGTCACCTATCCTGAAGGGCCGGTCAGGGCGGTGGAACAGATCAAGGCTCATCTGGAAAAGAACGGCCGCAAGCTCGCCTATATCGTGCCCCCCGAAAGCGGTGCGCTTGGTTTTACGGTGGCCTGTCTGGTGGCGGCCCACTTCGGCCTGGCCGTGATCGACGCTGACGGCGCCGGCCGCGCCGTGCCATCGCTGCCCATGCTGACGTTCGCGGCGGCTGGCATCAATCCGCGGCCGACCATGCTGGTCAGCCAGGACGGCTTGCAAGTGGAACTCGATGTCACGCCGCGCGGCAACGAAAATGGCTCCACCGGGCATCAGCAGGATGTCGCGGCCATCATTGAACAGATGCTGCGGCCGATTGTCTCCGTGCAGGAGTTCAAGCAGTTCGGCGGCCTGGCCATGTGGATCATGGGGCCGTCCGAGCTGGCGCAGGCGCTGCCGATACGCGGCACGCTGAGCCGTGCATTACAGTTGGGCCGCTTGCTGCGACAAGGCGAACTGGACAACGCCTCCGCGCTGGTCCGCTGCCTGCAAGAGAAGTTCGGCCTGGCCGCGCGCGTCGTGTTCGGGCCGGGACGCATCGTCTCCATCAAGGAGGAGACGGCCGGCGGCTTTGACGTGGGCAAGGTCAGCATTGATACCGACGGCGCGCAGTGCACGGTGGTGTATCAGAACGAATCGCTGCTGGCCTGGGACAGCAGCAAAGGCCTGCCGATCGGCATGGCGCCGGACAGCCTGGCCTATTTTGCCGATGGCGCGGGACAGCAGGTGTTTACCAACGGCGATCTGTTGCAGGCTGACGGCACGCTCAATCCGCAGCTCAAGGGGCGGCCGCTCAGCGTAATCGGCATTGCGGCGGCGGCGCCCTTGCGCGAACCTGGCGGCCTGATTCTGGACAGCTTTATGGCGCAAGTGGCGCAGCTCGGTTATCTGGGACCGTATCTGCCGCTGGCTGAAGAAGGGAGCGCGCAATGA
- a CDS encoding aspartate/glutamate racemase family protein, giving the protein MSKRLRICILAPVNTSLYNDLLLQAVEPVIPPDVTVSVRNLTAGHDCIQSRIDLLHNGYPVVEAAIQIENDGYDGIWLSDFDMCGVEAAREAINIPIIGGFPTSAFTALALSERFSIITILPSTPAMQRGHVPTYGLNDSFASIHSIDVKVAELHDLDVVVERTLEAAIKAVQQDGAQSILLGCTGFVGVAAQVTARLQAALGFYVPVIDPNQAGFSFLVSLVRMGIRPSRACYSKYGA; this is encoded by the coding sequence ATGAGCAAGCGCTTACGCATCTGTATCCTGGCGCCGGTCAATACCAGTCTGTACAACGATCTGTTGCTGCAGGCGGTGGAGCCTGTCATACCGCCCGATGTGACGGTCTCGGTACGCAACCTGACAGCCGGGCATGACTGCATTCAGAGCCGCATCGATTTGCTGCACAATGGCTATCCGGTCGTCGAGGCGGCCATCCAGATCGAAAACGACGGCTACGACGGCATCTGGCTCAGCGACTTTGACATGTGCGGCGTGGAGGCGGCGCGCGAAGCCATCAACATCCCCATCATCGGCGGGTTTCCCACCTCGGCTTTTACCGCGCTGGCGCTGAGCGAGCGCTTTTCCATCATCACCATCCTGCCGAGCACGCCGGCGATGCAGCGCGGCCACGTGCCGACCTACGGCCTGAACGATTCGTTCGCCTCCATCCATTCGATTGACGTCAAGGTCGCCGAACTGCATGACCTGGACGTGGTGGTCGAGCGGACGCTGGAAGCGGCGATCAAGGCGGTGCAGCAGGACGGCGCCCAGTCCATCCTGCTTGGCTGCACCGGTTTTGTTGGCGTGGCTGCCCAGGTCACGGCCCGGCTGCAGGCGGCGCTGGGTTTTTACGTACCGGTGATCGACCCGAATCAGGCCGGCTTCAGCTTCCTGGTATCGCTGGTGCGCATGGGAATTCGTCCAAGCCGCGCCTGTTATAGCAAGTACGGCGCCTAG